From one Paenibacillus sp. FSL K6-1330 genomic stretch:
- a CDS encoding DUF5643 domain-containing protein produces the protein MKKIYKVMSSATLAAMLLGGAAWGNAESATAKTTVKNTASSSSAQKAFNSASVTQSGITLGLSKAIYDGNYVSITVKRSAKGLTGGITDGKYDSKTNEYIQPKGAISNLDILIDGKSTKTFGNSMGTRPSVQWRAGANSDTALITLTDASQLGGNIAAFPDKFKVTAKITLEGVSKPYSLDILIQKSATKPVVLKPNLTKKSGNLSMILNRVSLTSSSTRLQLILRGQDKNSNINYDFVDNQGNQLNMISGNGSDENNKNGDFYYDFLLDGLGKNAKSFTIKPYKAEYMDDDSGRYKVDSNGEIVKNYMKNFEMTVSVK, from the coding sequence ATGAAAAAAATATATAAAGTCATGTCTTCTGCGACACTAGCAGCCATGCTGCTAGGCGGTGCTGCCTGGGGTAACGCTGAATCGGCCACCGCAAAAACAACTGTGAAGAACACGGCATCGAGCAGTTCCGCACAAAAAGCATTCAACTCAGCCAGTGTGACCCAATCCGGCATTACGCTTGGATTATCAAAGGCGATATATGACGGCAACTATGTCAGCATTACTGTCAAACGGAGCGCCAAAGGACTTACCGGCGGGATTACCGATGGGAAATATGACAGTAAGACCAACGAGTATATTCAACCGAAGGGCGCCATCAGTAATTTAGATATCTTGATTGACGGTAAATCCACAAAAACGTTTGGTAATAGCATGGGAACAAGACCAAGCGTACAATGGAGAGCAGGCGCCAATTCGGACACTGCGCTCATTACCTTAACGGATGCCTCCCAGCTTGGAGGAAATATAGCAGCCTTCCCGGACAAATTCAAGGTCACGGCCAAAATCACCCTGGAGGGTGTAAGCAAGCCGTACAGTCTGGATATTCTGATCCAAAAAAGCGCAACCAAGCCAGTTGTCCTGAAGCCTAACTTAACCAAAAAATCAGGTAACCTAAGCATGATATTGAACAGAGTTAGCCTCACATCTTCTTCCACAAGACTGCAACTCATACTGAGGGGTCAAGATAAGAACTCGAACATTAATTATGATTTTGTCGATAACCAAGGCAACCAACTTAACATGATCTCCGGTAATGGTTCGGACGAGAACAACAAGAATGGTGATTTCTACTACGACTTTCTCCTTGATGGACTCGGCAAAAATGCAAAGTCATTTACAATTAAACCGTACAAAGCGGAGTACATGGATGATGATTCCGGTCGTTATAAAGTGGACAGTAATGGCGAGATCGTTAAAAATTACATGAAAAACTTTGAAATGACAGTTTCTGTGAAATAG
- a CDS encoding DUF4179 domain-containing protein, whose amino-acid sequence MNPFDLDKELRETGKELRLEVPDIIRHRQDEVYASLADLPMQSRTDHQYHSKKIRRFVGATAAAAIIGVMSSAFVSPIMAESLKNIPLVGSIFKLASDLGLQTAEERGLVADPNASVTHEGVTIRIPQVVYDGSRLSLAVKREGNGLIGGISDYEIVQEGENIKHLYQRGAITNIEMFVDGTSLYDYSGGKRPGLMGNPTSDPNAMLYQLTAFSHLGEGALTMPDQFLLTAKITLEGIEEPFIIDLPVHKSTDQIVVPSEETREWGGLKLTLEQLKLTPLTTDLIINIEPSSKSEKIDHKNLSYEVWDDRGRVLGLVAGMGIYNKDGQYHTEMMFDRFEDAPDTITLKPFMPVFQDPSANSGLFAVDSNGEIVKKYLKDLEITIPVDRTSLEKLYDSHQ is encoded by the coding sequence ATGAATCCTTTTGACTTGGATAAAGAACTTCGGGAGACCGGGAAGGAGCTACGGCTTGAGGTTCCGGACATCATTCGCCATCGTCAGGACGAAGTCTATGCTTCCTTGGCCGACCTTCCGATGCAAAGCAGAACCGATCATCAATACCACTCCAAAAAGATACGCAGATTTGTGGGAGCAACAGCGGCCGCAGCCATCATTGGGGTGATGAGCAGCGCGTTTGTATCCCCGATTATGGCGGAGTCATTAAAGAATATTCCACTTGTCGGCAGCATCTTTAAGCTTGCAAGTGACCTGGGACTTCAGACAGCGGAGGAACGCGGGCTGGTAGCAGACCCGAACGCCAGCGTTACCCATGAAGGGGTGACCATCCGAATACCTCAGGTTGTGTATGACGGATCCCGTTTGTCCCTGGCAGTTAAGCGGGAGGGCAATGGACTTATTGGTGGCATATCGGACTATGAGATCGTACAGGAAGGCGAAAATATCAAGCATTTATATCAAAGAGGTGCCATAACGAATATCGAGATGTTTGTAGACGGTACCTCACTTTATGACTATAGCGGAGGTAAAAGACCCGGTTTAATGGGGAACCCAACCTCGGATCCTAATGCGATGCTATACCAATTAACTGCCTTTTCCCATCTGGGCGAAGGGGCTCTAACCATGCCGGATCAATTCCTTTTAACAGCCAAAATCACGCTTGAAGGAATTGAAGAGCCATTTATCATCGATCTTCCTGTTCATAAAAGCACAGACCAGATCGTTGTACCATCTGAAGAGACAAGGGAGTGGGGCGGTCTTAAATTGACTCTCGAGCAGCTTAAACTCACTCCATTAACGACAGACCTTATCATTAATATTGAGCCAAGCAGCAAATCGGAAAAAATAGACCATAAAAATTTGTCGTACGAGGTATGGGATGATCGTGGGAGGGTGCTGGGATTGGTAGCTGGCATGGGTATCTACAACAAGGATGGACAATATCATACGGAAATGATGTTTGACCGATTTGAAGATGCACCAGATACCATTACGCTCAAGCCGTTCATGCCTGTATTTCAAGACCCATCGGCCAATTCCGGATTATTTGCAGTCGACAGCAATGGAGAAATTGTCAAGAAGTACCTTAAGGATCTGGAGATCACCATTCCGGTAGACCGCACAAGCCTAGAAAAGCTGTATGACAGTCACCAATAA
- a CDS encoding DUF5643 domain-containing protein, whose protein sequence is MKTMYKVMSSVALASMILGGAAWGTVQAASQTATKAQVSTSSSTQNVSKTIASVTQGGITLGVSEALYDGNYVSIALQRSGKKLTGSITGGKWDEKTKEYVQEKGAINNMEVFIDGKSIYEYGGGELAKRPSLGTKPGANADSAFMIISDASQLGGNLEAFPDKFKVTAKISLEGVDKPYTLEIPIQKSAGNPVVMKPNLTKKSGNLSMTLKQVHATSTSSRLQLVLTGQEKNSTILHDFVDDKGNKLDLISGKGTDENNTNGDYYYDFILDALDKDAKSITIKTFTPEFKEPNATHGEFKLDSNGEIVKNYIQELEMTVPVK, encoded by the coding sequence ATGAAAACAATGTATAAAGTGATGAGTTCTGTGGCGTTGGCTAGTATGATTTTAGGCGGTGCAGCTTGGGGGACCGTTCAAGCCGCGAGCCAAACCGCGACTAAAGCCCAAGTATCCACGAGCAGCTCAACACAGAACGTATCCAAAACCATAGCCAGCGTTACCCAAGGTGGCATCACACTGGGAGTGTCTGAGGCGTTATATGACGGGAACTATGTCAGCATTGCGCTTCAACGAAGCGGTAAAAAACTTACCGGCAGTATTACCGGTGGGAAATGGGATGAAAAGACTAAAGAGTATGTCCAGGAGAAAGGCGCCATCAATAATATGGAAGTCTTCATCGACGGTAAATCCATTTACGAGTATGGTGGAGGAGAATTAGCCAAGAGACCGAGCTTAGGCACAAAACCGGGTGCAAATGCGGATTCAGCGTTTATGATTATCTCGGATGCTTCCCAGCTTGGCGGCAACCTCGAAGCTTTCCCGGACAAGTTTAAGGTCACGGCCAAAATCAGCCTGGAAGGTGTAGACAAACCATATACGCTGGAGATTCCGATCCAAAAAAGCGCGGGCAATCCGGTTGTTATGAAGCCTAACTTGACCAAAAAATCAGGTAACCTGAGCATGACGCTAAAACAAGTCCATGCAACGTCTACTTCTTCAAGACTTCAGCTCGTCCTGACAGGACAAGAAAAAAATTCAACGATCCTCCATGATTTTGTTGATGACAAAGGAAACAAGCTTGACCTGATTTCTGGAAAAGGTACCGACGAGAATAACACCAACGGCGATTACTATTACGACTTCATTCTTGATGCTCTGGATAAAGACGCGAAGTCGATTACAATCAAAACGTTCACACCTGAATTTAAGGAGCCAAATGCAACACACGGCGAATTCAAATTAGACAGCAATGGTGAGATTGTCAAAAACTATATTCAAGAACTCGAAATGACCGTTCCTGTGAAGTAA
- a CDS encoding sigma-70 family RNA polymerase sigma factor, translated as MNIVQELEHEVKRAQRGDREAFIQLFRRLEPELYGLAKSILKRDEDCADAFQETTLKAYKSLSTLQKPKYFKTWVIRILINECNQLLRSRERIVVMAEVPEHTRASNYYEDSHKFDLREAVEKLDESLRIVIHLFYFQDLPIKEISSVLDISDGAVRARLHRARGILSDQVKQNRKGKLAYESF; from the coding sequence ATGAATATCGTGCAAGAATTGGAGCATGAAGTCAAGAGAGCACAGCGAGGAGATCGTGAAGCGTTTATCCAGCTCTTCCGGAGGCTGGAACCCGAACTGTACGGCTTGGCGAAGTCCATTCTGAAACGCGATGAAGATTGTGCGGATGCTTTTCAGGAAACAACACTTAAAGCATATAAATCTTTATCTACATTACAAAAACCGAAGTATTTTAAAACTTGGGTGATTCGGATTCTAATTAATGAATGCAATCAGTTGCTTCGGAGCAGAGAACGAATCGTGGTCATGGCTGAAGTGCCGGAGCACACACGAGCATCCAACTATTACGAAGACAGCCACAAGTTTGATCTTCGTGAAGCGGTAGAAAAATTAGATGAATCGCTTCGAATCGTCATCCATTTATTTTATTTTCAAGATTTGCCTATTAAGGAAATCTCAAGTGTGCTAGATATTTCGGATGGAGCCGTAAGGGCACGTCTTCACAGAGCACGGGGAATACTGTCTGATCAAGTAAAACAAAATCGGAAGGGGAAGCTGGCCTATGAATCCTTTTGA
- a CDS encoding DUF3100 domain-containing protein has protein sequence MKLKLQYIYLLAFVLIVIAVAEFIGIQSIQVGSVKISLLPLVFAIVITMVLGLSIFRKGFMRKIYSKENVGFSSKYLIFIMLPLMARYGADVAPKIEEILKVGWVFIIQEIGNLGTILLGLPIAILLGLRREAIGATLGLGREGELAYISEKYTLDSDEGRGVLSLYIIGTLFGTLFFSILAPVMLAAGFSIEALAMSSGVGSASMMTGSSSALVAHSPEMTETINSYAAASQLLTSFLGTYTMVFLAVPLQRFMYKLMVRGEKK, from the coding sequence ATGAAGTTAAAACTACAGTATATATATTTGCTTGCATTCGTGCTCATTGTAATTGCGGTTGCCGAATTTATCGGCATTCAGTCGATCCAGGTTGGCTCCGTGAAAATAAGCCTGCTCCCGCTCGTATTCGCCATTGTGATCACGATGGTGCTCGGCTTGTCGATATTCCGGAAAGGTTTTATGAGGAAGATTTACAGCAAGGAGAATGTCGGTTTCTCCAGCAAGTATCTGATCTTCATTATGCTGCCACTTATGGCGAGATACGGTGCTGATGTCGCTCCCAAAATTGAAGAAATATTAAAAGTAGGCTGGGTGTTCATCATTCAGGAAATCGGTAACTTGGGTACGATACTGCTCGGACTTCCAATCGCCATTCTGCTCGGTCTGAGAAGGGAAGCTATCGGCGCTACGCTTGGACTCGGGAGGGAAGGGGAACTCGCCTACATATCCGAGAAATATACACTTGACTCCGACGAAGGCCGTGGGGTGCTGTCCCTCTATATTATAGGTACCCTATTCGGTACGCTGTTCTTCAGCATTCTTGCGCCTGTCATGCTTGCCGCTGGCTTCTCAATCGAAGCGCTCGCCATGTCCTCTGGCGTCGGCTCCGCCAGTATGATGACAGGCTCTTCTTCCGCGTTAGTTGCGCATTCTCCTGAGATGACGGAGACCATTAACAGCTACGCTGCTGCGAGCCAGCTGCTTACCAGCTTTCTCGGAACGTATACGATGGTATTTCTCGCGGTGCCGCTGCAGCGGTTTATGTACAAATTAATGGTCAGAGGTGAGAAGAAATGA
- a CDS encoding M20/M25/M40 family metallo-hydrolase, with product MNFKEQYEEIADVARTIFDNPELGYKEFKTNKTVSDFLKKVNPDIELQSFSTTGLRTTLGSGKPLNIAFIAELDAVYAPTHWRSDKATGAAHNCGHYTQVAIALALYKHYFESKAYEALDYRITFIFIPAEEYLDLAYRDKLLASGKISYYGGKPEAMKLGVFDDIDIGLCVHAMGGEFAERTIEINCDLAGFLYKHYTFTGKATHAGFDPFSAKNAYSMSTLFNVALGLSRQQMKDSEKVRMNPIVLESDMSTNVIPNRITVGSDLRTQSVDYMKEAASKMDDAARGSSLALQGEVEIKTQMGYLPFVQDRYLSEFVLEAFQDNEEISKVWNNNAISAAGDIGDLAFMMPCIQIGYSGFTGTIHGDDFKDIDPEFIYEVFPRFLTQVLERMSGRIDRSKLYRRTFAEYEQLLASIVGSN from the coding sequence ATGAACTTTAAAGAACAATACGAAGAAATTGCAGATGTAGCACGAACCATATTCGATAATCCTGAGCTTGGCTACAAGGAATTTAAAACCAATAAAACGGTGTCGGATTTTCTGAAGAAGGTTAATCCGGATATCGAGCTGCAATCATTCAGCACAACCGGGCTTCGGACAACCCTCGGCAGCGGCAAGCCGCTGAACATCGCTTTTATTGCGGAGTTGGACGCCGTATATGCTCCAACTCATTGGCGATCAGACAAGGCGACGGGAGCGGCACACAATTGCGGTCATTATACGCAGGTGGCGATCGCCCTGGCTTTATACAAACATTATTTTGAATCTAAGGCGTACGAAGCTCTGGATTATAGAATAACGTTTATTTTCATTCCTGCTGAGGAGTATTTGGATCTCGCCTATAGGGACAAGCTGCTCGCCAGCGGTAAGATCTCCTATTACGGAGGGAAACCCGAAGCGATGAAACTCGGCGTGTTCGACGATATCGACATTGGGCTATGCGTACACGCCATGGGTGGAGAGTTTGCGGAACGGACGATAGAAATCAACTGCGACCTGGCTGGATTCCTATACAAGCATTATACGTTTACCGGAAAAGCAACCCATGCGGGTTTCGATCCCTTCTCCGCCAAAAATGCCTACAGCATGTCGACCCTGTTCAATGTGGCGTTAGGCCTGAGCAGGCAGCAAATGAAGGACAGTGAGAAGGTCCGCATGAATCCGATCGTTCTGGAGTCCGACATGTCGACAAACGTCATTCCTAATCGGATTACGGTTGGCAGCGATCTGCGTACTCAGTCGGTCGACTACATGAAGGAAGCGGCCTCCAAGATGGATGATGCGGCCAGGGGCAGCTCGCTGGCTCTTCAAGGCGAGGTCGAGATTAAGACGCAGATGGGATATTTGCCGTTCGTACAGGACCGGTATTTGTCCGAATTCGTCCTGGAGGCGTTCCAAGATAACGAGGAGATCTCTAAGGTTTGGAACAACAACGCCATCAGCGCAGCAGGAGACATTGGCGACCTAGCCTTCATGATGCCTTGTATTCAAATCGGATACAGCGGCTTTACAGGAACGATTCACGGCGACGATTTTAAAGATATCGATCCCGAGTTTATTTACGAAGTGTTTCCGAGATTCTTAACCCAGGTTCTGGAGCGAATGAGCGGACGTATCGACCGATCGAAGCTGTACCGCCGTACATTCGCTGAATACGAGCAGCTCCTTGCGTCGATTGTTGGCTCTAACTAA
- a CDS encoding ASCH domain-containing protein, with protein sequence MSDSREYKMIFGWEDDNGLGETLIQQILRGEKTATCAPKDEYSSEELNETYESVKKTLTVYDKKGNARCKVKVIEVFETTFGNPDLRLVRGEGNGENVKQFQENHKSDWHGIHELNDDTILIVELFELVT encoded by the coding sequence ATGTCTGATTCTAGGGAATATAAGATGATTTTTGGCTGGGAAGATGATAATGGCCTAGGCGAAACGTTGATTCAGCAAATATTGCGAGGCGAAAAAACAGCGACCTGCGCTCCAAAAGATGAATATTCTTCAGAGGAGCTAAATGAAACGTACGAATCCGTCAAGAAAACGTTGACAGTCTATGATAAAAAGGGGAATGCCCGATGTAAGGTTAAGGTGATAGAAGTTTTTGAAACCACTTTTGGGAACCCAGACTTAAGACTGGTACGAGGCGAAGGTAATGGAGAGAACGTTAAGCAATTTCAGGAAAATCATAAGTCTGATTGGCACGGCATTCATGAGTTGAACGACGATACGATACTTATAGTTGAATTGTTCGAGTTAGTCACTTGA